Proteins encoded within one genomic window of Lysinibacillus louembei:
- the mnmA gene encoding tRNA 2-thiouridine(34) synthase MnmA: MIETRKPSEIRVVVGMSGGVDSSVAAYLLKQQGYDVIGIFMKNWDDTDENGVCTATEDYEDVIAVCNQIGIPYYAVNFEKQYWDKVFTYFLEEYKAGRTPNPDVMCNKEIKFKAFLEHAMNLGADYLATGHYARVEQREGETVMLRGVDNNKDQTYFLNQLSQEQLKHVMFPIGHLPKPEVRKIAEEAGLATAKKKDSTGICFIGERNFKEFLSQYLPAQPGKMETFDGQVMGQHDGLMYYTLGQRHGLGIGGDGEPWFVLGKDLQRNVLYVGQGFHHDALYSTALSAVKMSFTTDKELPQQFNCTAKFRYRQEDSPVKVELRQDGTAYIEFAEPVRAITPGQAVVLYDGEVCLGGGTIDEVFKNSEKLTFVG; the protein is encoded by the coding sequence ATGATAGAAACAAGAAAACCATCCGAAATACGTGTAGTAGTCGGTATGTCAGGAGGTGTCGACTCCTCTGTTGCCGCTTATTTATTAAAGCAACAAGGCTACGATGTTATCGGCATCTTTATGAAAAACTGGGATGATACGGATGAAAACGGCGTATGTACAGCGACAGAGGATTATGAAGATGTCATTGCTGTATGTAACCAAATTGGTATTCCGTATTACGCAGTGAATTTTGAAAAGCAGTATTGGGATAAAGTGTTTACGTACTTTCTTGAAGAATATAAAGCGGGACGTACACCAAATCCAGATGTGATGTGTAATAAAGAAATTAAGTTTAAAGCATTTTTAGAGCATGCGATGAACTTAGGGGCAGATTATTTAGCAACAGGTCATTATGCACGCGTAGAGCAGCGTGAAGGAGAAACGGTGATGCTGCGTGGTGTTGATAATAATAAAGATCAAACGTATTTCTTAAACCAGCTATCACAGGAGCAATTAAAGCATGTCATGTTCCCAATTGGTCATTTGCCGAAGCCAGAAGTGCGTAAAATTGCAGAAGAAGCAGGTCTTGCAACAGCGAAAAAGAAAGACTCTACAGGTATTTGCTTTATCGGCGAGCGCAATTTCAAAGAATTTTTAAGCCAATACTTACCTGCACAGCCTGGTAAAATGGAAACGTTTGATGGGCAAGTAATGGGACAGCATGACGGCTTAATGTATTATACATTAGGGCAACGTCACGGTTTAGGCATCGGTGGCGATGGTGAGCCTTGGTTTGTGTTAGGGAAGGATTTGCAGCGCAATGTCTTATACGTTGGACAAGGCTTCCATCATGATGCCCTGTATTCAACGGCGTTATCTGCGGTGAAAATGAGTTTCACAACTGATAAAGAGCTACCGCAACAGTTTAACTGCACAGCGAAATTCCGCTATCGTCAAGAAGACTCACCTGTAAAGGTAGAGTTACGCCAAGATGGCACAGCCTATATCGAATTTGCAGAGCCTGTGCGCGCGATTACACCAGGGCAAGCAGTTGTCTTGTACGATGGTGAGGTTTGCTTAGGCGGCGGTACAATTGATGAAGTATTTAAAAATAGCGAAAAATTAACATTTGTAGGGTAG
- a CDS encoding replication-associated recombination protein A has translation MHNEPLAYKMRPRNLDEVVGQEDIIGKDSALYKMIIKGHVPSMLLYGPPGVGKTSIASAIAGSSKLPFFALNATQAGKSDIEQVVMDARMSGKVILFLDEIHRFNKLQQDTLLPHVENGSIVLIGATTENPFHSVNPAIRSRCGEILQLTRLTVEDVCTLLQQALTDKERGLGKLGVSATNEQLIKIAEASNGDARKSLTLLESVYYASDEQDGVTVLSDRAIEHLAKRIGVYGDKGGSHFYNLLSALQKSIRGSDTNAALYYLAHLLESGDIVAVCRRLLVIAYEDIGLANPAVGAHVNAATDAAQKLGLPEARIPLAAAVVEMCLSDKSNSAYKALDAAIAAIHEGKTGDIPNHLKDAHYAGAKELGHVGYQYPHDTPIGTFGGWINQQYLPDALVGMEFYKPVIAGEEKRMASIYEKLKSFKM, from the coding sequence ATGCACAACGAACCTTTAGCTTATAAAATGCGACCACGCAATTTAGATGAAGTTGTTGGACAGGAAGACATTATTGGTAAGGATAGCGCCCTCTACAAAATGATTATTAAAGGGCATGTGCCTTCCATGTTGCTTTACGGTCCACCTGGTGTTGGCAAGACTTCTATTGCAAGCGCTATTGCAGGTAGTTCCAAGCTGCCATTTTTCGCTTTAAATGCAACACAGGCAGGAAAAAGCGATATTGAACAAGTTGTGATGGATGCAAGAATGTCAGGCAAAGTTATTTTATTCTTAGATGAGATTCACCGTTTTAATAAATTACAGCAAGATACTTTGTTACCCCATGTCGAGAATGGTTCCATCGTCTTAATTGGTGCAACGACAGAAAATCCGTTCCATAGCGTCAACCCCGCTATCCGTTCACGCTGTGGGGAAATTTTGCAGCTGACACGTTTAACCGTTGAAGATGTTTGTACATTGCTACAGCAGGCTTTGACAGATAAAGAACGTGGACTTGGTAAGCTTGGCGTTTCTGCAACAAATGAGCAGCTCATAAAAATAGCGGAAGCAAGCAATGGCGATGCACGTAAATCATTAACATTATTAGAATCTGTTTATTATGCCTCTGATGAACAAGACGGCGTAACGGTATTAAGTGACCGCGCAATTGAACATTTAGCGAAGCGCATTGGCGTTTATGGTGACAAAGGTGGCTCGCATTTTTATAATTTATTATCCGCCTTACAAAAATCAATTCGTGGCAGCGACACAAATGCTGCTTTATATTATTTAGCACATTTATTAGAATCTGGCGATATTGTCGCAGTATGTCGACGACTTTTAGTGATTGCCTACGAAGATATCGGCCTTGCTAATCCAGCGGTTGGTGCACATGTCAATGCAGCTACAGATGCAGCACAAAAGCTCGGTTTACCAGAGGCACGCATCCCACTCGCTGCCGCTGTTGTCGAGATGTGCTTAAGCGATAAATCAAACTCTGCCTATAAAGCGCTTGATGCCGCCATTGCTGCTATTCATGAAGGAAAAACCGGTGACATTCCGAATCACTTAAAGGATGCCCACTATGCAGGCGCAAAGGAATTAGGGCATGTCGGCTATCAATATCCACACGACACGCCAATCGGCACCTTTGGTGGATGGATTAATCAGCAATACCTACCTGATGCACTTGTTGGAATGGAGTTTTATAAGCCTGTGATTGCAGGAGAGGAAAAACGGATGGCGAGTATTTATGAGAAATTGAAATCGTTTAAAATGTAA
- the lpdA gene encoding dihydrolipoyl dehydrogenase: protein MEHYQVAVIGAGPGGYVAAIHAAKSGLKVALVEKDKVGGACYNVGCIPSKIMLEHSKLVQEIRRGTDWGITVPTIDIDFPKLMKRKDAVVAELLDNIEGFIESAHITMYRGEASVTAERKVMVGEKAFTADYVILATGSRPFVPPFKGIETANYYTTDTFFAMEELPKQLTIIGGGVIAIEMAFALAPMGTKVTVLNHSQDILQTEEPDARPLIRQRMAQLGIELITDFTFEEIQDNEIHTSKGVFTYENLLFATGRRPNTQIAEALELTMDGRLIAVNNHYETSVPGIYAIGDLVGGFQLAHSASAEGVHAVDYILGKHPRVINQQEIPRCVYTHPEIATFGMLEHEAPADSIVTKMYLPTNPKALLEGNIQGFMKFVASPEGDIYGACVVGDGATEMINAMLACKITGGSVKDLARMVFPHPTVSEHIGDAARAVFGKAIHLKA from the coding sequence ATGGAACATTATCAAGTTGCAGTGATAGGGGCAGGACCTGGGGGATATGTTGCAGCAATACATGCTGCCAAAAGCGGCTTAAAGGTTGCACTTGTAGAAAAAGATAAAGTCGGGGGTGCCTGCTATAATGTCGGCTGTATTCCATCAAAAATCATGCTGGAGCATAGCAAGCTCGTGCAGGAAATTCGTCGTGGCACAGACTGGGGCATTACTGTACCAACAATCGATATTGATTTTCCAAAGCTAATGAAGCGTAAAGACGCCGTAGTAGCTGAATTGCTGGATAATATCGAAGGCTTTATTGAAAGTGCGCATATTACGATGTATCGCGGTGAGGCGAGCGTGACGGCAGAGCGCAAGGTGATGGTTGGAGAAAAAGCGTTTACAGCAGACTATGTCATTTTAGCAACAGGTAGCCGTCCATTTGTTCCGCCATTTAAAGGGATTGAAACTGCGAATTATTATACGACAGATACGTTTTTTGCGATGGAGGAATTGCCAAAGCAGCTAACGATTATTGGTGGGGGAGTAATCGCCATCGAAATGGCATTCGCCTTAGCGCCGATGGGGACAAAAGTGACAGTATTAAACCATAGTCAGGATATTTTGCAAACAGAGGAGCCGGATGCGCGCCCGTTAATTCGCCAACGCATGGCACAGCTAGGCATTGAACTTATCACAGATTTTACTTTTGAAGAAATTCAAGACAATGAAATACATACGTCAAAAGGTGTTTTTACGTATGAAAATTTATTGTTCGCTACAGGGCGTCGTCCAAACACGCAAATTGCTGAAGCATTAGAATTGACAATGGATGGTCGTTTAATAGCGGTGAATAATCATTATGAAACGAGTGTTCCAGGCATTTATGCGATTGGCGATTTAGTGGGTGGCTTCCAATTAGCGCATTCTGCAAGCGCAGAAGGTGTGCATGCAGTGGATTATATTTTAGGTAAGCATCCACGCGTCATCAATCAGCAGGAAATTCCACGCTGTGTATACACACATCCTGAAATTGCGACATTTGGTATGCTAGAGCATGAAGCACCAGCGGACTCTATTGTGACAAAAATGTATTTGCCAACAAATCCGAAAGCATTGCTTGAAGGCAACATTCAAGGTTTTATGAAATTTGTTGCAAGCCCAGAAGGCGATATTTATGGCGCATGTGTTGTTGGAGATGGTGCAACGGAAATGATTAATGCGATGTTAGCATGTAAAATTACTGGTGGCTCTGTGAAGGATTTAGCTCGAATGGTATTCCCACACCCAACAGTGAGCGAGCATATTGGCGATGCGGCACGTGCAGTCTTTGGTAAAGCAATCCATTTGAAAGCATAA
- a CDS encoding TraR/DksA C4-type zinc finger protein, giving the protein MLTDKQLMKLRKMLIMEKEDMSKTIAAKDPVSLRDSVDELSLLSNHPADLGTELFERSKDLTLHTQNYDKLEQIDKALAQMDEGTYGVCVKCKQPIPYDRLCAIPYTNVCVEDSEVVEKITGDPVLHPFRVEEGVNALEIALEQGNWDAYDKEVMGDIDDIEIENLPAQVEGDME; this is encoded by the coding sequence ATGCTGACAGACAAACAGTTAATGAAATTGCGAAAAATGCTCATTATGGAAAAAGAGGATATGTCAAAAACAATTGCTGCTAAGGATCCAGTGAGTTTGCGTGATTCTGTCGATGAATTATCACTGCTATCGAATCATCCTGCCGATTTAGGGACAGAGCTATTCGAGCGTAGCAAGGATTTAACACTGCACACGCAAAATTATGACAAGCTTGAACAAATTGACAAGGCGCTTGCTCAAATGGACGAGGGCACATATGGGGTGTGCGTTAAGTGTAAACAGCCGATTCCATATGATCGCTTATGTGCAATTCCGTATACAAATGTTTGTGTCGAAGATAGCGAAGTTGTTGAAAAAATAACAGGAGACCCTGTCCTACATCCATTTCGTGTAGAGGAAGGTGTCAATGCTCTTGAAATAGCATTGGAGCAAGGAAATTGGGACGCCTATGATAAAGAGGTTATGGGCGATATTGATGATATCGAGATAGAGAATTTACCAGCACAGGTTGAAGGGGACATGGAGTAA
- the cymR gene encoding cysteine metabolism transcriptional regulator CymR, with protein MKISTKGRYGLTIMIELAKHHGEGPIPLRQIAAEKDLSEAYLEQLVSPLRNAGLVKSVRGAYGGYMLASPPADISAADVIRVLEGPIQPVEGIEDEEAPQRELWMRIRDAVKNVLDTTSLEDLAKYTESSPTDGYMFYI; from the coding sequence ATGAAAATTTCTACAAAAGGCCGATATGGCTTAACAATTATGATTGAATTAGCAAAGCATCATGGTGAAGGACCAATACCACTTCGTCAAATTGCAGCAGAAAAAGATTTATCAGAAGCCTATTTAGAGCAATTAGTTTCCCCACTGCGTAACGCAGGCTTAGTAAAAAGTGTGCGTGGTGCCTATGGAGGCTATATGCTTGCAAGCCCACCAGCAGACATTTCAGCTGCGGATGTGATTCGCGTGTTAGAAGGACCAATTCAGCCTGTTGAAGGGATTGAAGATGAGGAAGCGCCGCAGCGTGAGCTATGGATGCGTATTCGTGATGCGGTGAAAAATGTATTGGATACAACAAGCTTAGAGGATTTAGCAAAATATACAGAGTCTTCACCTACAGATGGCTATATGTTTTATATTTAA
- the hisA gene encoding phosphoribosylformimino-5-aminoimidazole carboxamide ribotide isomerase, which produces MEFRPCIDLHDGKVKQIVGSTLGYADKEVVENFVSAHDAGYFAGLFQQDRLTGGHVIMLGNGNEEAALQALQAYPNALQIGGGISAQNAASFIEAGASHVIVTSFIFHDGKLDMERLNALVAAVGKEHLVIDLSCRQRDGKWFVVTDKWTKFSDFEVNATSIQMMEGYCDELLIHAVDVEGKRSGMQEDLVRQLAEWTTLPTTYAGGVRSLDDLQKFETIAQGKLHITIGSALDIFGGDLAYTDVVRYCQKKTRKEV; this is translated from the coding sequence GTGGAATTTCGACCGTGCATTGATTTACACGATGGAAAAGTAAAACAAATTGTTGGCAGCACGCTTGGCTATGCTGACAAAGAAGTCGTTGAAAATTTTGTTTCAGCACATGATGCTGGCTATTTTGCCGGGCTATTCCAGCAAGACCGCTTAACAGGTGGTCATGTCATTATGCTCGGTAACGGCAATGAGGAAGCAGCACTACAAGCCCTGCAAGCATATCCAAATGCACTACAAATTGGCGGTGGTATTAGCGCACAAAATGCAGCAAGTTTTATTGAGGCAGGTGCTTCCCACGTTATTGTTACTTCATTTATTTTCCATGACGGAAAGCTCGACATGGAGCGTTTAAATGCGCTCGTTGCTGCTGTTGGCAAGGAGCATCTTGTCATTGACTTAAGCTGTCGTCAGCGCGATGGCAAGTGGTTTGTCGTGACAGATAAATGGACGAAATTTAGCGATTTTGAAGTAAACGCCACGTCCATTCAAATGATGGAAGGCTATTGTGACGAGCTCTTAATTCATGCGGTCGATGTGGAAGGAAAACGCAGCGGCATGCAGGAAGATTTAGTACGTCAGCTAGCTGAGTGGACAACGCTCCCAACAACCTATGCAGGTGGCGTACGTTCGCTTGATGATTTACAAAAATTCGAAACAATTGCACAAGGCAAGCTACATATTACCATCGGCTCCGCCTTAGATATTTTCGGTGGTGACTTGGCATATACCGATGTTGTACGCTACTGTCAGAAAAAAACAAGGAAGGAAGTTTAG
- a CDS encoding tetratricopeptide repeat protein — translation MSFNEQGIQAFQEKKYEEAAQFFTQAIEAEPNDALGYVNFGNLLAVLNDVERAERFFQKAITVDEKSATAYYGLANLYYNAERYIEAAKLYQKSIEHGIEGADAYYMLAKSFEREEQYKLALPYMQRAAELAPTDLQIRLSYGILLCSLEMFELAQGELQFVIDEDWNNADAHYNLGVLYAVSTERTDDALYHLKQAFTLQPEFDQAKYIYDMVAQRMN, via the coding sequence ATGTCCTTTAATGAACAAGGCATTCAAGCTTTTCAGGAAAAAAAATACGAGGAAGCAGCACAGTTTTTTACACAGGCGATTGAAGCGGAGCCAAATGATGCATTAGGCTATGTCAATTTCGGCAATTTATTAGCTGTGTTAAATGACGTGGAGCGTGCGGAACGTTTTTTCCAAAAAGCGATTACTGTTGATGAAAAATCAGCGACAGCTTATTATGGCTTAGCGAATTTATATTATAATGCGGAGCGCTATATTGAGGCGGCAAAGCTTTATCAAAAGTCGATTGAGCATGGCATTGAAGGCGCAGATGCTTATTATATGCTAGCAAAATCGTTTGAACGTGAGGAGCAGTATAAGCTGGCATTGCCATATATGCAGCGTGCGGCGGAGCTAGCCCCAACGGATTTACAAATTCGCCTATCATATGGTATTTTGCTTTGCTCGTTGGAGATGTTTGAACTGGCGCAAGGTGAGCTGCAATTTGTTATTGATGAAGATTGGAACAACGCAGATGCACATTATAATTTAGGTGTGCTTTATGCGGTATCAACAGAGCGTACTGATGATGCACTTTATCATTTAAAGCAAGCATTCACATTGCAGCCTGAGTTTGATCAAGCGAAATACATTTATGATATGGTCGCACAGCGCATGAACTAG
- a CDS encoding cysteine desulfurase family protein, with the protein MTTIYLDHAATTPMLKEVITEMTTAMATVYGNASSIHAAGREARKALDEARMILAKQIGAAATEVVLTSGGTEADNMAIFGVANARQHEGKHIITTQIEHHAVLHACEKLERQGFHITYLPVDEKGRVAVQDVANALTDDTILVTIMYGNNEVGTLQPIEEIGKLLKGHSAIFHTDAVQAFGLEHIDVEKLQVDLLSASSHKIGGPKGIGLLYMRAGTKVDSLLYGGSQEKKRRAGTENIPAAVGFAKAVQLVAETQQQTRQAYEQYKAILVEQFTAANIEFTVNGDAENMLPHIFNVTLPGTDVESFLVNLDMAGVFVSSGSACTAGSIDPSHVLVAMFGKDSTVLRSSIRFSFGHGLTEELVREAGKRTADIVKRLTKN; encoded by the coding sequence ATGACAACAATTTATCTTGACCATGCTGCAACGACACCGATGCTAAAAGAGGTAATTACTGAGATGACGACTGCGATGGCAACTGTTTATGGCAATGCATCGAGCATTCATGCTGCTGGACGTGAAGCGCGTAAAGCTTTGGATGAGGCGCGTATGATTTTAGCGAAGCAGATAGGTGCAGCAGCAACTGAAGTTGTTTTAACGAGCGGTGGGACAGAAGCGGATAATATGGCGATTTTCGGTGTCGCTAATGCAAGGCAGCATGAAGGTAAACATATTATTACGACACAAATTGAGCATCATGCGGTGTTACATGCTTGCGAAAAGTTAGAACGACAAGGATTCCATATTACTTATTTGCCTGTAGATGAAAAAGGGCGCGTCGCTGTCCAAGATGTTGCAAATGCATTGACAGATGACACAATTTTAGTCACGATAATGTATGGCAATAATGAAGTTGGTACATTGCAGCCAATCGAGGAAATCGGCAAGCTATTAAAGGGACACTCTGCCATATTCCACACCGATGCAGTCCAAGCATTTGGCTTAGAGCACATCGATGTCGAAAAATTGCAAGTCGATTTATTAAGTGCCTCTAGCCATAAAATTGGTGGCCCAAAAGGCATCGGGTTGCTTTATATGAGAGCTGGCACAAAGGTAGACAGCCTACTGTATGGCGGCTCGCAGGAGAAAAAGCGTCGTGCTGGAACGGAAAACATCCCAGCGGCTGTTGGCTTTGCGAAGGCAGTACAGCTTGTCGCTGAAACACAGCAGCAAACACGTCAAGCCTATGAACAATATAAAGCGATACTCGTTGAACAATTTACGGCGGCGAATATTGAATTTACAGTGAATGGTGATGCTGAAAATATGCTACCACATATTTTCAATGTGACATTGCCAGGGACAGATGTCGAATCGTTTTTAGTGAATTTGGATATGGCAGGTGTCTTTGTATCGAGCGGCTCTGCTTGTACAGCAGGCTCTATTGACCCATCACACGTCTTAGTGGCGATGTTCGGCAAAGATTCTACGGTGTTGCGCAGCTCCATTCGCTTTAGCTTTGGGCATGGTTTAACGGAGGAGCTTGTTCGAGAGGCTGGCAAACGTACAGCGGATATTGTCAAACGTTTAACAAAAAACTAA
- the recD2 gene encoding SF1B family DNA helicase RecD2, producing the protein MEKRFILGRPIVSIFHNATNMYSIIRVKIQETNLAYEEKEMIVVGYFPPLTEDELYRFTGNMKTHPKYGVQFQIDTFEKEVPATEQGVIHYLSSDLFTGIGRKTAETIVEKLGVDALKKIMDDPHALDVIPRLSQEKKQMIMEVIEQNLGLERVMIQLNEWGFGPQLGMKIYQTYREDTVTLLKENPYRLIEEVEGIGFGRADDLGAKLGITGNHPDRIKAAIFHVLTVAALSDGHVYLEAEQVLPTVKSMLEQSQRVEIPFDAISQACIEMREENKICGEETRMYLPSLYFSEVGIASKILELVENNKKQSHFSKDEILKAIGELEERYEVQYAPSQVAAIECALQNAVMILTGGPGTGKTTVVKGLVEVYAELHGLSLDPKTYAKKEEPFPIILAAPTGRAAKRLAESTGLPAMTIHRLLGFTGQEKEEETEREITGRLVIIDEMSMVDTWLAHQLLKSLAKDVQVIFVGDQDQLPPVGPGQVLKDLLASKQVPTVELTDVYRQAEGSTIIEVAHQIKRGTVPPTLTQKTADRSFIQASTEQIANVVTQIVKSATAKGQAIRDIQVLAPMYKGPAGIDALNKQIQELVNPNDGTRKELAFGDTVYRIGDKVLQLVNQPDSNVFNGDMGEVVAIIRAKETVEKQDLLVVSYDGIEVTYQRGDLNQITLAYCCSIHKSQGSEFQTVIMPIVRGYSKMLRRNLLYTGITRAKSFLILCGEPDVLAQGLMKTDDLQRFTSLTARLNPMDEEEITEVTEMKREGATSMPSVLNVETAPYIHPLIGMEGVSPFDFKD; encoded by the coding sequence ATGGAAAAGCGCTTTATACTAGGGCGCCCAATTGTTTCTATTTTTCATAACGCAACGAATATGTATTCAATTATACGTGTGAAAATTCAAGAAACAAATTTAGCCTATGAAGAGAAGGAAATGATTGTTGTTGGCTATTTTCCACCATTGACAGAGGATGAGCTGTATCGATTTACCGGCAATATGAAGACACATCCAAAATATGGTGTGCAATTTCAAATCGATACGTTTGAAAAGGAAGTGCCTGCGACAGAGCAAGGGGTCATTCATTATTTATCGAGCGATTTATTTACAGGAATTGGTCGCAAAACAGCGGAAACCATTGTGGAAAAGCTTGGTGTTGATGCGTTAAAAAAAATTATGGATGATCCGCATGCCCTTGATGTGATTCCGCGATTATCGCAAGAAAAAAAGCAGATGATTATGGAAGTGATTGAACAAAATTTAGGCTTAGAGCGCGTCATGATTCAACTAAATGAATGGGGCTTCGGACCTCAGCTCGGCATGAAAATTTACCAAACATATCGTGAAGATACGGTTACCTTATTAAAGGAAAATCCGTATCGTTTAATTGAAGAAGTAGAAGGGATTGGCTTTGGACGTGCGGATGATTTAGGTGCAAAGCTCGGTATTACAGGCAATCACCCTGATCGAATTAAGGCGGCTATTTTTCATGTTTTAACAGTTGCAGCATTGTCGGATGGGCATGTTTACTTAGAGGCGGAGCAGGTATTACCGACAGTAAAATCGATGCTAGAGCAAAGCCAACGTGTGGAAATCCCGTTTGATGCGATTTCACAGGCCTGTATTGAAATGCGTGAAGAAAACAAAATTTGTGGTGAGGAAACACGCATGTATTTACCTTCACTTTATTTTAGTGAGGTCGGTATTGCGTCCAAAATTTTAGAGCTTGTCGAGAATAACAAAAAGCAATCGCATTTTTCAAAGGATGAGATTTTAAAGGCAATTGGAGAGCTAGAGGAGCGTTATGAGGTGCAGTATGCGCCATCCCAAGTTGCAGCAATTGAATGTGCGCTGCAAAATGCAGTGATGATTTTAACAGGTGGCCCTGGTACAGGGAAAACAACGGTTGTCAAAGGGCTTGTGGAAGTATATGCAGAGCTACATGGTTTGTCGCTTGATCCGAAAACATATGCCAAAAAAGAAGAGCCATTTCCGATTATATTAGCTGCACCGACAGGACGTGCAGCGAAGCGATTAGCGGAATCAACGGGCTTGCCTGCAATGACGATCCACCGTTTACTAGGCTTTACTGGGCAGGAAAAAGAGGAAGAAACAGAGCGTGAAATAACAGGTCGGCTTGTTATTATTGATGAAATGTCGATGGTGGATACATGGCTCGCGCATCAGCTATTAAAAAGCTTAGCAAAGGATGTACAGGTGATTTTCGTAGGTGATCAAGACCAGCTGCCACCTGTTGGACCAGGGCAAGTGTTGAAGGATTTGCTTGCATCAAAGCAAGTGCCAACAGTGGAGTTGACAGACGTTTATAGACAAGCAGAAGGCTCGACAATTATTGAGGTTGCCCATCAAATTAAGCGTGGTACAGTGCCGCCTACATTGACACAAAAAACAGCTGACCGCTCCTTTATTCAAGCATCGACAGAGCAAATTGCTAACGTCGTGACACAAATTGTTAAAAGTGCGACAGCGAAAGGGCAGGCGATACGCGATATTCAAGTGCTTGCACCGATGTATAAAGGACCCGCAGGCATTGACGCATTAAATAAACAAATTCAAGAGCTCGTCAATCCAAATGATGGTACACGTAAGGAGCTTGCCTTTGGTGATACCGTTTATCGCATTGGTGATAAAGTGCTTCAGCTTGTGAATCAGCCTGACAGCAATGTTTTTAATGGCGATATGGGCGAGGTTGTGGCAATTATTCGTGCAAAGGAAACGGTGGAAAAGCAAGACTTACTCGTTGTATCCTATGACGGTATTGAAGTGACGTATCAGCGTGGTGATTTGAACCAAATAACGCTAGCCTATTGCTGCTCCATTCATAAATCGCAAGGCTCGGAGTTTCAAACGGTAATTATGCCGATTGTGCGCGGCTATTCAAAAATGCTACGTCGCAACTTGCTGTACACAGGCATTACACGTGCGAAAAGCTTTTTAATTTTGTGCGGTGAGCCAGATGTACTTGCACAAGGCTTAATGAAAACCGATGATTTGCAGCGCTTCACAAGCTTAACAGCACGCTTAAACCCGATGGATGAAGAAGAAATAACTGAAGTAACAGAAATGAAACGAGAGGGTGCAACATCAATGCCATCTGTTTTAAATGTGGAAACCGCTCCGTATATTCATCCATTGATTGGCATGGAAGGCGTGTCGCCATTT